One Opitutus sp. ER46 genomic region harbors:
- a CDS encoding DUF3185 family protein, giving the protein MNRTLSIALLVIGCALIIYGVSASTSFSSDVSRFFTGNPTDRSIWLLIGGVVAAIVGIGGMIRGGTPHNH; this is encoded by the coding sequence ATGAACCGAACCCTCTCGATTGCCCTGCTCGTCATCGGCTGCGCGCTGATCATCTACGGCGTCAGCGCTTCGACGTCGTTTAGTTCCGACGTCTCCCGTTTCTTCACCGGCAATCCCACCGACCGCTCGATCTGGCTGCTCATTGGCGGCGTCGTGGCGGCGATCGTCGGGATCGGCGGCATGATTCGCGGCGGCACCCCGCACAACCACTAA
- a CDS encoding DUF1328 family protein: MLSYALLFLIVAIIAGVLGFGFIAGTAAMVAKVLFVVFLVLFLFSLLGGGRSRKL; this comes from the coding sequence ATGCTCTCCTACGCACTGCTTTTCCTCATCGTCGCCATCATCGCCGGCGTGCTCGGCTTCGGGTTCATCGCGGGCACGGCCGCGATGGTCGCGAAGGTCCTGTTTGTCGTATTCCTCGTCCTCTTCCTGTTCTCGCTGCTCGGCGGCGGCCGGAGTCGAAAACTGTAG
- a CDS encoding aminotransferase class III-fold pyridoxal phosphate-dependent enzyme, protein MKPIPLPPCPYQPQPYTGPGAAEVLEVRQRHLSPALFHYYRRPLMIVEGHGQWLFDETGRRYLDALGGIVSISVGHCHPHVVAAVNAQNERLQHTTTIYLHPNVALYARDLAARFPGDLKVVYFVNSGSEANDLAVLMARAYTGNYDMIALRNGYHGGSQSTMSLTSHQTWKFNVPHSFGAQHAQLPDLYRGPYGKDDPEAGRKYAADVADLLQYATSGRVAGFIAESIQGVGGAVVFPEGYLRHAYAHVRAAGGLCIADEVQAGFGRTGTHFWGFETQGVIPDIVTLAKGIGNGVTLGAVVTTPQIAQALTQRHHFNTFGGNPVACAAGRAVLEVIARERLQENALRVGARLKAGLVGLAAKYPRVGDVRGLGLLLGIELVKDRATKEPAPEACLEVFELAREHGLLLGKAGLRSNTLRITPPLCLTADDADFIVSVLDACLARVG, encoded by the coding sequence ATGAAGCCGATTCCGCTCCCGCCCTGCCCGTACCAGCCACAGCCCTACACGGGCCCCGGCGCGGCCGAGGTGCTGGAGGTGCGGCAGCGTCACCTCAGCCCGGCGCTGTTTCATTACTACCGTCGTCCGCTGATGATCGTGGAGGGCCATGGGCAGTGGCTGTTCGACGAAACCGGCCGGCGTTACCTCGATGCCCTGGGCGGCATCGTCTCCATCAGCGTGGGCCACTGTCATCCGCACGTCGTCGCCGCCGTGAACGCCCAGAACGAGCGGCTCCAGCACACGACCACGATCTACCTGCATCCGAACGTCGCGCTCTACGCCCGGGACCTCGCGGCGCGCTTCCCCGGCGATCTCAAGGTGGTGTACTTCGTCAACTCGGGCTCCGAGGCCAACGACCTCGCCGTGCTGATGGCCCGCGCCTACACGGGCAACTACGACATGATCGCGCTGCGCAATGGCTACCACGGCGGGAGCCAGTCGACCATGAGCCTCACGTCCCACCAGACGTGGAAGTTCAACGTGCCGCACTCCTTCGGCGCCCAGCACGCGCAGCTGCCCGACCTCTACCGCGGCCCTTACGGCAAGGACGATCCCGAGGCGGGCCGAAAGTACGCCGCCGATGTCGCCGACCTGCTGCAGTACGCCACCTCCGGTCGCGTCGCCGGCTTCATCGCGGAGTCCATCCAGGGTGTCGGCGGTGCCGTCGTGTTTCCCGAGGGCTACCTCCGCCATGCCTACGCGCACGTGCGCGCCGCCGGCGGGCTCTGCATCGCGGACGAGGTCCAGGCCGGCTTCGGCCGCACGGGCACGCATTTCTGGGGCTTCGAGACGCAGGGCGTCATCCCCGACATCGTCACGCTGGCCAAGGGCATCGGCAATGGCGTGACGCTCGGGGCGGTCGTCACCACGCCGCAGATCGCGCAGGCGCTCACGCAGCGGCACCATTTCAACACGTTCGGCGGCAATCCCGTCGCGTGCGCCGCGGGGCGCGCCGTGCTCGAGGTCATCGCGCGCGAGCGGCTGCAGGAAAACGCGCTGCGCGTCGGTGCCCGGCTCAAGGCCGGCCTGGTCGGCCTGGCCGCGAAATACCCGCGCGTCGGTGACGTCCGCGGGCTCGGCCTCCTGCTCGGGATCGAGCTGGTGAAGGATCGCGCCACGAAGGAGCCGGCGCCCGAGGCCTGTCTCGAGGTGTTCGAGCTCGCCCGCGAGCACGGGCTCCTGCTGGGCAAGGCCGGGCTGCGGAGCAATACGCTGCGCATCACGCCGCCGTTGTGCCTCACAGCCGATGACGCCGACTTCATCGTGAGCGTCCTCGACGCCTGCCTGGCCCGCGTGGGTTGA
- the corA gene encoding magnesium/cobalt transporter CorA, protein MIRSFIFSDGKLVGQDLELEALRLVRADRGLVLWVDLENPTPEETKSILDGVFQFHPLAIEDCVAPDSLPKVEDYEDYLFIVTHAVDFTRTEKFNTTELDVFLGREFLVTYHVQPLRSVSTLADRTLKAVGPGPRGPDRIAHALMDLIIDNYGPVLDELRGELEEIEEHVLARESAHEALVGELLHVRGDFNRLRAIVRPQRDVIDRLARGDSKLIRPKLLPYFRDLRDNLVRLEETSASYHERLLMAFDIYLNKAAFESNAGIKFLTALTAISLPVTIVGGWYGMNFEHMPELHSPYGYIGAVAFTLIATILMVMYLKKKKWF, encoded by the coding sequence ATGATCCGCTCGTTCATCTTCAGCGACGGCAAGCTCGTCGGCCAGGACCTGGAACTCGAGGCGCTGCGCCTGGTGCGCGCCGACCGGGGCCTCGTCCTGTGGGTGGATCTCGAAAACCCCACGCCCGAGGAGACGAAGTCCATCCTCGACGGCGTCTTCCAGTTTCACCCGCTGGCCATCGAGGACTGCGTCGCGCCCGATTCGCTGCCCAAGGTCGAGGACTACGAGGATTACCTTTTCATCGTCACCCACGCGGTCGATTTCACCCGGACCGAGAAGTTTAACACCACCGAGCTCGATGTCTTCCTCGGCCGCGAATTTCTCGTCACCTACCACGTCCAGCCGCTGCGCTCCGTTTCCACCCTCGCCGACCGCACGCTCAAGGCCGTCGGGCCGGGCCCGCGTGGCCCCGACCGCATCGCCCATGCGTTGATGGATCTCATCATCGACAACTACGGCCCGGTGCTCGACGAGCTGCGCGGCGAACTCGAGGAGATCGAGGAACACGTCCTCGCCCGCGAATCCGCCCATGAGGCCCTCGTCGGCGAACTGCTCCACGTGCGCGGCGACTTCAACCGCCTGCGCGCCATCGTCCGGCCGCAACGCGACGTCATCGACCGCCTCGCGCGCGGGGACAGCAAACTCATCCGGCCGAAGCTGCTCCCGTACTTCCGCGACCTGCGCGACAACCTCGTCCGGCTCGAGGAAACCTCCGCCAGCTACCACGAACGCCTGTTGATGGCGTTCGACATCTACCTCAACAAGGCCGCGTTCGAGTCGAACGCCGGCATCAAGTTCCTGACCGCCCTCACCGCCATCTCGCTGCCGGTGACGATTGTCGGCGGCTGGTACGGCATGAACTTCGAGCACATGCCCGAGCTGCACTCGCCGTACGGCTATATCGGCGCCGTCGCCTTCACCCTGATCGCGACGATCCTGATGGTCATGTACCTGAAGAAGAAGAAGTGGTTCTAA
- a CDS encoding PTS sugar transporter subunit IIA: protein MAGKITTLLDPARILLRLESTKRTAALHEIASVLEGHPDVANHRGFYDELLARDRLDTTSLGNGVALPHARTEHVKKIVMAVGRSESGIPFEANGETVRLFFMLGTPKTKPGDYLAVVSALCKLLRDPADRQALLNAATPQEFIDAVSAIETRLGL, encoded by the coding sequence ATGGCCGGCAAGATCACCACTCTCCTCGATCCCGCCCGAATCCTGCTCCGACTTGAGAGCACGAAGCGCACGGCCGCGCTGCACGAGATCGCGAGTGTCCTCGAGGGACATCCCGATGTGGCCAACCACCGCGGGTTCTACGACGAGCTGCTCGCGCGCGACCGGCTCGACACCACGAGCCTCGGCAACGGCGTCGCCCTCCCGCACGCCCGCACCGAGCACGTGAAGAAGATCGTCATGGCCGTGGGACGGAGCGAATCCGGGATTCCTTTCGAGGCCAACGGCGAGACCGTCCGGCTCTTTTTCATGCTCGGCACGCCGAAGACCAAGCCCGGCGATTACCTCGCGGTGGTCAGCGCGCTCTGCAAGCTGCTGCGCGATCCCGCCGATCGCCAGGCCCTCCTGAACGCCGCCACGCCGCAGGAGTTCATCGACGCGGTCAGCGCGATCGAAACGCGCCTCGGGCTGTAA
- the gyrA gene encoding DNA gyrase subunit A: MYTASEKLSSANITDIMQTAYIDYSMSVIISRALPDARDGLKPVQRRILYAMLREGLVHNRPYDKCAGVVGEVLKNYHPHGDASVYDTLARLAQTWVMRYPLIDPQGNFGSIDGDPPAAYRYTECRLNELAEELLRDIEEDTVDFVANYKESTTEPTILPAALPNLLMNGSTGIAVGMATNIPPHNLHEIIDAATAIIDRPSISLDELCSVIRGPDFPTGGVISGREGILSYLKTGRGLLRVRGKAHTEETKGGMEQIVITEIPYNVNRATLVTRIADLVSDKEIDGIRDLRDESDENTRIVIELKRGEQAKVVINQLFKKTQLENSFGVTLLAIDKKRPKQMNIRELLDCYIEHRREVITRRTKFRLRQAEDRAHVLEGYIIALDNLDDFVKIIRASTNREDAKQRLMAKYPLSERQTDAILELRLYQLTGLERDRIEKEYLELMKLIEELKGILESEEKLLALIKKELLDMKAKYPSPRLTEIEAAAGEFRMEDVIPNEGCVITVSHHGFIKRTPVADYRSQRRGGKGVIGAETYEEDFVEHLFTASTHDFILFFTNKGQCLAKKVYDVPEGTRASKGKSVSSFLRLNDGESIASMLCVKDFAEDRFLVTATKAGIIKKSALSDYANATREGGLIGINLDEKDTVIGTVLTTGENELILVSNQGLAVRFREQDPESGEILFRATGRATAGVTGMRFKLKSDFLQSIEVVDHQAKFLVASEAGLGVRTRFEDYRLINRGGSGVWAIDLPEDGSIRLAGALSVSESDEIMLLTAKGQSIRCPVKDIRETNRGAKGVRLVTLEPGDKLLSVARIVETDEEQAATASSQPAEPTA, from the coding sequence ATGTACACCGCGAGCGAAAAACTCTCCTCCGCCAACATCACGGACATCATGCAGACGGCCTACATCGATTACTCGATGTCGGTCATCATCTCGCGTGCGCTGCCGGATGCCCGCGACGGCCTCAAGCCGGTGCAACGCCGCATTCTCTACGCGATGCTGCGCGAAGGCCTCGTCCACAACCGGCCGTACGACAAGTGCGCCGGCGTCGTCGGCGAAGTCCTCAAGAATTACCACCCGCACGGTGACGCCTCCGTCTACGACACGCTCGCGCGTCTCGCCCAGACGTGGGTCATGCGCTACCCGCTGATCGATCCGCAGGGCAACTTCGGCTCCATCGACGGCGATCCGCCGGCCGCCTACCGTTACACCGAGTGCCGCCTCAACGAACTCGCCGAGGAACTCCTCCGCGACATCGAGGAGGACACCGTCGACTTCGTCGCAAACTACAAGGAGTCGACCACCGAGCCGACGATCCTGCCCGCCGCCCTGCCCAACCTGCTGATGAACGGCTCGACCGGCATCGCGGTCGGCATGGCGACCAACATCCCGCCGCACAACCTGCACGAGATCATCGACGCCGCGACGGCGATCATCGACCGGCCCAGCATCTCGCTCGATGAGCTCTGCTCGGTGATCCGCGGCCCCGACTTCCCCACCGGCGGCGTCATCTCCGGCCGCGAGGGCATCCTCAGTTATCTCAAGACCGGCCGCGGTCTCCTCCGTGTGCGCGGCAAGGCCCACACCGAGGAAACCAAGGGCGGCATGGAGCAGATCGTTATCACGGAAATCCCGTATAACGTGAACCGCGCCACGCTCGTCACCCGCATCGCCGACCTGGTCTCCGACAAGGAGATCGACGGCATCCGCGACCTGCGCGACGAGTCCGACGAGAACACCCGCATCGTCATCGAGCTGAAGCGCGGCGAGCAGGCGAAGGTCGTCATCAACCAGCTCTTCAAGAAGACCCAGCTCGAGAACTCCTTCGGCGTCACCCTGCTGGCCATCGACAAGAAGCGGCCGAAGCAGATGAACATCCGCGAGCTGCTCGACTGCTACATCGAGCACCGCCGCGAGGTCATCACCCGCCGCACGAAGTTCCGCCTGCGCCAGGCCGAGGACCGCGCCCACGTGCTCGAGGGCTACATCATCGCCCTCGATAACCTCGACGACTTCGTAAAGATCATCCGCGCCTCCACCAATCGCGAGGACGCCAAGCAGCGGTTGATGGCCAAGTACCCGCTCTCCGAGCGCCAGACCGACGCCATCCTCGAGCTGCGCCTCTACCAGCTCACCGGCCTCGAGCGCGACCGCATCGAGAAGGAGTACCTCGAGCTCATGAAGCTCATCGAGGAGCTGAAGGGCATCCTCGAGTCCGAGGAAAAGCTGCTCGCGCTGATCAAGAAGGAGCTCCTCGACATGAAGGCGAAGTATCCTTCGCCCCGCCTGACCGAGATCGAGGCCGCTGCCGGCGAGTTCCGGATGGAGGACGTCATCCCCAACGAGGGCTGCGTCATCACCGTTTCCCATCACGGCTTCATCAAGCGCACCCCGGTCGCCGACTACCGTTCGCAGCGGCGCGGCGGCAAGGGTGTGATCGGCGCCGAAACGTATGAGGAGGACTTCGTCGAGCACCTCTTCACCGCGAGCACGCACGACTTCATCCTGTTCTTCACGAACAAGGGCCAGTGCCTCGCCAAGAAGGTCTACGACGTGCCGGAGGGCACCCGCGCCTCGAAGGGCAAGTCGGTCTCGTCCTTCCTGCGCCTCAACGACGGCGAAAGCATCGCCTCGATGCTGTGCGTGAAGGACTTCGCCGAGGACCGCTTCCTCGTCACCGCCACCAAGGCCGGTATCATCAAGAAGAGCGCCCTCTCCGACTACGCCAACGCCACCCGCGAGGGCGGCCTCATCGGCATCAACCTCGATGAGAAGGACACGGTCATCGGCACCGTCCTCACCACCGGCGAGAACGAGCTCATCCTCGTTTCGAACCAGGGCCTGGCGGTCCGCTTCCGCGAGCAGGACCCCGAGTCCGGCGAGATTCTCTTCCGCGCCACGGGCCGCGCCACCGCCGGCGTCACCGGCATGCGCTTCAAGCTCAAGAGCGACTTCCTCCAGTCCATCGAGGTCGTTGATCATCAGGCCAAGTTCCTCGTCGCCAGCGAAGCCGGTCTCGGCGTCCGCACCCGCTTCGAGGACTACCGCCTCATCAACCGCGGCGGCAGCGGCGTCTGGGCCATCGATCTGCCGGAGGACGGCTCCATCCGTCTCGCTGGCGCGCTCTCCGTGAGCGAGAGCGACGAGATCATGCTCCTCACCGCCAAGGGCCAGAGCATCCGTTGCCCGGTGAAGGACATCCGCGAGACCAACCGCGGCGCCAAGGGCGTCCGCCTCGTCACCCTCGAGCCCGGCGACAAGCTCCTGAGCGTCGCCCGGATCGTGGAGACCGACGAGGAGCAGGCCGCCACCGCCTCGTCCCAGCCCGCCGAGCCCACCGCGTAA
- the gyrB gene encoding DNA topoisomerase (ATP-hydrolyzing) subunit B, whose protein sequence is MADAPDTHNDAKFKAGTEAYDASKIQKLEGLEGVRKRPDMYIGDTNERGLHHCVFEVVDNSIDEALAGFASQITVSIHLDGSCSIEDNGRGIPVDMHPTYKIPALELVLTNLHAGGKFGKGAYQVSGGLHGVGAKCVNAVSEWFEAEVRRAGKVYQMRFAQGKTTQKMTVIGDTKKTGTKITFKPDPEIFQTTREFQYEILARRLRELAFLNPGIRIELVDDRAQKNELFYFKEGITEFVKFLNQNKTVLHDKPITFSDTVYDEQDSTKAPITVDVALQYNDSFADQVFAYANSIYNLEGGTHLSGFRTALTRVINNFAKGQELIKEKDPAITGDDVREGLVAVVSVKVPEPRFEGQTKTKLSNGEVDGIVQKVVGEKLKFFLEANTAVGKRIISKSLMAARAREAARKARETIRKGALSGGGLPGKLADCSERDPSLCELFIVEGNSAGGSAKQGRDRRYQAILPLRGKVINSEKAQLDKVLNNEEIRTLITAIGTGIGTGEEDASFNPEKARYHKIVIMTDADVDGSHIRTLLLTFLYRQMRGLFDKGFVYIAQPPLYKIKRKKREQYIDNDEQLNRILLELGSEDVVLTRLRDNHTFDSTQIDKIVENLATLEKLGAGVTRHGASLSEYLDFHQTETHELPRYVARIREGNKESHEFLFDDKAKAEFFERNAIDAGEAEDADPTAPGGGSRPPISPHGHRRITLHEIFESTEMSKLLRANVKIGLDVNHFTRTEQARYIITENVGQKSETRTELHSPLEIVSHIRANGRKGLSIQRYKGLGEMNPEQLFETTMDPEKRRLLRVSINDAAKADQLFTLLMGDEVPPRRQFIEDNALNVQYLDV, encoded by the coding sequence ATGGCTGACGCTCCTGACACTCACAACGACGCGAAATTCAAAGCCGGAACGGAGGCGTACGACGCCTCAAAGATCCAAAAGCTCGAGGGCCTGGAAGGCGTCCGCAAGCGGCCCGACATGTACATTGGCGACACCAACGAACGCGGTCTGCATCACTGCGTCTTCGAGGTGGTCGACAACTCGATCGACGAAGCCCTCGCCGGGTTCGCATCCCAGATCACAGTGAGCATCCACCTCGATGGCTCCTGCTCCATCGAGGACAACGGCCGCGGCATCCCGGTCGACATGCATCCGACTTACAAGATTCCGGCCTTGGAGCTCGTGCTCACGAACCTCCATGCCGGCGGTAAGTTCGGCAAAGGCGCCTACCAGGTGTCGGGCGGTCTCCACGGCGTCGGCGCCAAGTGCGTCAACGCCGTCTCCGAATGGTTCGAGGCCGAGGTCCGCCGGGCCGGCAAGGTCTACCAGATGCGGTTCGCGCAGGGTAAGACCACCCAGAAGATGACCGTGATCGGCGACACGAAGAAGACCGGTACGAAAATCACCTTCAAGCCCGACCCCGAGATCTTCCAGACCACGCGCGAATTCCAATACGAGATCCTCGCCCGGCGCCTCCGCGAACTCGCCTTCCTCAATCCCGGCATCCGCATCGAGCTCGTCGACGACCGCGCCCAGAAGAACGAGCTGTTCTACTTTAAGGAAGGCATCACGGAATTCGTTAAGTTCCTGAATCAGAACAAGACAGTCCTGCACGACAAGCCGATCACCTTCAGCGACACCGTGTACGACGAGCAGGACTCGACCAAGGCCCCCATCACCGTCGACGTCGCCCTGCAGTACAACGACAGCTTCGCCGACCAGGTCTTCGCCTACGCGAACTCCATCTACAATCTCGAGGGCGGCACCCACCTGAGCGGCTTCCGCACTGCCCTCACCCGCGTCATCAACAATTTCGCCAAGGGCCAGGAGCTCATCAAAGAGAAGGATCCGGCCATCACCGGCGACGACGTACGCGAGGGACTCGTGGCCGTCGTCAGCGTCAAGGTCCCCGAGCCCCGCTTCGAGGGCCAGACCAAGACCAAGCTCTCCAACGGCGAGGTCGACGGCATCGTCCAGAAGGTCGTAGGCGAGAAACTAAAGTTCTTCCTCGAGGCCAACACCGCCGTCGGCAAGCGCATCATCAGCAAGTCGCTCATGGCCGCCCGCGCCCGCGAGGCCGCCCGCAAGGCCCGCGAGACCATCCGCAAGGGTGCGCTCTCTGGCGGCGGCCTGCCCGGCAAGCTGGCCGATTGCTCCGAACGCGACCCTTCGCTCTGCGAACTGTTCATCGTCGAGGGCAACTCCGCCGGCGGCTCCGCCAAGCAGGGCCGCGACCGCCGCTACCAGGCGATTCTCCCGCTCCGCGGCAAGGTCATCAATTCCGAGAAGGCCCAGCTCGACAAGGTCCTCAACAACGAGGAAATCCGGACGCTCATCACCGCCATCGGCACCGGCATTGGCACCGGCGAGGAGGACGCCTCCTTCAACCCCGAGAAGGCCCGCTACCACAAGATCGTCATCATGACCGATGCCGACGTCGACGGCTCCCACATCCGCACCCTCCTGCTGACCTTCCTCTACCGCCAGATGCGCGGGCTGTTCGACAAGGGCTTCGTCTACATCGCCCAGCCGCCGCTCTATAAAATCAAGCGCAAGAAGCGGGAGCAGTATATCGACAACGACGAGCAGCTGAACCGCATCCTCCTGGAGCTCGGCTCCGAGGACGTCGTGCTGACCCGCCTCCGCGACAACCACACCTTCGACTCGACGCAGATCGACAAGATCGTCGAGAACCTCGCCACCCTCGAAAAGCTCGGCGCCGGCGTGACCCGCCACGGCGCGTCGCTCTCCGAGTACCTGGATTTTCACCAGACCGAGACGCACGAACTGCCGCGCTACGTCGCCCGCATCCGCGAGGGCAACAAGGAGAGCCACGAGTTCCTCTTCGACGACAAGGCCAAGGCCGAGTTCTTCGAGCGCAATGCCATCGACGCCGGCGAGGCCGAGGATGCCGATCCCACCGCTCCCGGCGGCGGCTCGCGTCCCCCGATTTCCCCGCACGGCCATCGCCGCATCACGCTCCACGAGATCTTCGAGAGCACCGAGATGTCGAAGCTCCTGCGCGCGAACGTGAAGATCGGCCTCGACGTGAACCACTTCACCCGCACCGAGCAGGCCCGCTACATCATCACCGAGAACGTCGGCCAGAAGAGCGAGACCCGCACCGAGCTGCATTCGCCGCTCGAGATCGTCAGCCACATCCGCGCCAACGGGCGCAAGGGCCTGTCGATCCAACGGTACAAGGGTCTCGGCGAAATGAATCCCGAACAGCTCTTCGAGACCACGATGGACCCGGAGAAGCGCCGGCTCCTCCGCGTTTCGATCAACGACGCCGCCAAGGCCGACCAACTCTTCACCCTGCTCATGGGCGACGAGGTGCCGCCGCGCCGACAGTTTATCGAAGACAACGCCCTCAACGTCCAATACCTCGACGTGTGA
- a CDS encoding C4-type zinc ribbon domain-containing protein translates to MFDRTGGTGKLAATMASPAIEALLILQDRDLRRHGIAAQLKALPGEVAAVEAKIAAEKAAIENAKSELKDLEVKKKAVETDIASSEQKAALYRTQQLSIRKNDEYQAMGLQIESIQRSISELEGKELEVMYAIDEARKRFAAAEAELKANISGHEAKLRTFRERAESLTAELKTAEAEVAAARGPVPEPRLRVYDRIAARNLPAIVAVHAGKCGGCHLKVSSEVESAARGKGADPLTALPTCDQCGRIVYWEA, encoded by the coding sequence GTGTTTGACCGCACCGGGGGTACCGGCAAGCTCGCCGCCACCATGGCGAGCCCGGCGATTGAAGCTCTTCTCATTCTGCAGGATCGCGATCTGCGCAGGCATGGGATCGCAGCCCAACTGAAGGCCCTCCCCGGCGAGGTTGCCGCCGTCGAGGCCAAGATCGCGGCCGAAAAGGCGGCGATCGAGAACGCCAAATCCGAACTTAAAGATTTGGAGGTGAAGAAGAAGGCCGTCGAGACCGACATTGCCTCCAGCGAACAGAAGGCGGCGCTTTACCGCACTCAGCAGCTTTCGATTCGCAAGAACGACGAATATCAGGCCATGGGCTTGCAGATTGAGTCTATCCAGCGATCCATTAGTGAGTTGGAAGGCAAGGAGCTGGAGGTCATGTACGCCATCGATGAGGCTCGGAAGCGGTTCGCCGCGGCGGAAGCCGAACTGAAGGCCAATATTTCGGGCCACGAGGCCAAGCTCAGGACCTTCCGCGAACGGGCGGAAAGTCTGACGGCCGAGCTCAAGACGGCAGAGGCCGAGGTTGCCGCCGCGCGCGGGCCGGTGCCGGAGCCGCGGTTGCGGGTTTACGATCGGATCGCCGCGCGGAATCTCCCGGCGATCGTCGCGGTGCATGCCGGCAAGTGCGGTGGCTGCCACCTCAAGGTTTCCAGCGAGGTCGAGTCCGCCGCCCGCGGCAAGGGCGCCGACCCGCTGACCGCGCTGCCGACCTGCGATCAGTGCGGTCGGATCGTGTATTGGGAAGCCTGA
- a CDS encoding MauE/DoxX family redox-associated membrane protein yields MSAHRTASIVAAARLILGALFVYLGVIKVIDPVDFLKHVRDFGVVEQPPALNAIVILLPWFEIWSGALLLAGWKARATAALQLALLAGFTGLVFARAWALHRATGAAFMEVSFDCGCGTGQMLAGMKLLENSLLMILAAVVAWAPGRFHSAPAELPPPVV; encoded by the coding sequence ATGAGCGCGCATCGCACCGCCTCCATCGTGGCCGCCGCGCGCCTGATCCTGGGCGCCCTGTTTGTCTACCTCGGTGTCATCAAGGTCATCGATCCGGTCGATTTTCTGAAGCACGTGCGCGACTTCGGCGTGGTGGAGCAGCCGCCCGCGCTGAACGCCATCGTGATCCTGCTGCCGTGGTTCGAAATCTGGAGTGGCGCACTGCTGCTCGCCGGCTGGAAAGCCCGCGCGACCGCCGCCCTCCAGCTCGCCCTGCTGGCGGGGTTCACGGGGCTGGTCTTCGCGCGAGCGTGGGCGCTGCACCGCGCCACCGGCGCGGCCTTCATGGAGGTGAGCTTCGACTGTGGCTGCGGCACCGGGCAGATGCTCGCCGGGATGAAACTGCTCGAGAATTCCCTGCTAATGATCCTCGCCGCCGTGGTGGCATGGGCCCCGGGCCGGTTTCATTCCGCGCCGGCAGAATTGCCGCCACCGGTGGTGTAA
- a CDS encoding rhodanese-like domain-containing protein, producing the protein MTARLPSFARDLLLVAAGGIAFGVVANVFSPRGLSLTRDYFAASARPDGSVGAVPAGRALAVNDQGPRTRRGFAKVSHAQVVGLHRDARRMGGAILFVDARTGERYAAGHIPGAHSFDHYRPDAGATALAGAALAAERIVVYCHGGDCEDSDLVATDLTQLGVPADHIVVYAGGFAEWQRQGMPIATGPTPGGQP; encoded by the coding sequence ATGACCGCACGCCTGCCCTCGTTTGCCCGGGACCTGCTGCTCGTCGCGGCGGGCGGCATCGCGTTCGGTGTGGTGGCGAACGTGTTCTCTCCGCGCGGCCTGTCACTGACGCGGGATTACTTCGCCGCGTCCGCGCGTCCGGACGGGAGCGTCGGGGCGGTGCCGGCCGGTCGCGCCTTGGCCGTGAATGATCAAGGGCCACGGACCCGTCGGGGGTTCGCCAAGGTGAGCCACGCCCAGGTGGTCGGGCTGCATCGCGATGCGCGCCGAATGGGCGGAGCCATCCTGTTCGTCGATGCCCGCACGGGTGAACGTTACGCCGCCGGCCACATCCCGGGGGCGCATTCATTCGACCACTACCGGCCCGACGCGGGTGCGACGGCGCTGGCGGGTGCCGCCCTGGCGGCCGAACGGATCGTCGTGTATTGCCACGGCGGAGACTGCGAGGACAGCGACCTCGTTGCCACGGACCTGACCCAGCTCGGCGTGCCCGCCGACCACATCGTTGTCTACGCGGGTGGCTTCGCCGAATGGCAGCGCCAGGGAATGCCGATCGCCACCGGCCCGACGCCAGGAGGACAGCCATGA